A genomic stretch from Candidatus Amarolinea dominans includes:
- a CDS encoding alkaline phosphatase family protein: MTAVGTGRRVLVIGLDCAEPTLVFEQWRSELPTLNRLLTHGTFGRLRSSDPPITVPAWASMLSGLDPGQLGFYGFRNRRDYSYEGMTIASGASVKADRVWDVAGKAGKRSVVVGVPQTYPVKPMEGWLVSCFLTPPGAEKFTWPPELKDEIGQVLDGAPYEVDVHNFRTDNKAQLLADLYRMTDKRFKVLHHLLHKPWDFGMVVEMGTDRIHHGFWAFMDPRHRNYVPGNPFENAIRDYYRHVDRLIGELLAQVGDDTLVMVVSDHGAKPMMGAFCINEWLIGQGLLVLKEYPEAQVPLEKCEVDWSRTKVWGSGGYYARMHFNVKGREPQGIIPRAEYNAFVDEMIQRLHATTDQHGRLLGTTAVAPARIYRQTVNIPPDLMVYFGDLSWRALGSVGGGKVHTFENDTGPDDANHDWHGIFIIDDPRRDLGGRRLDGLQLQQVAPTILTALGVPVPPTMTAPVIAWD; this comes from the coding sequence CTGACAGCGGTCGGGACTGGGCGCCGGGTATTAGTGATCGGGCTGGATTGTGCAGAGCCAACGCTGGTCTTCGAGCAGTGGCGTTCCGAGCTGCCAACCTTGAATCGTCTGTTGACCCACGGCACCTTCGGCCGCCTGCGCTCATCCGACCCGCCCATCACGGTGCCGGCCTGGGCCTCGATGCTCTCCGGCCTGGACCCCGGGCAGTTGGGCTTCTACGGCTTTCGCAATCGGCGTGACTATTCATATGAAGGCATGACGATCGCCAGCGGCGCCTCGGTCAAGGCTGACCGGGTGTGGGATGTGGCCGGTAAGGCTGGTAAACGCTCGGTCGTCGTGGGCGTGCCGCAAACCTACCCGGTCAAACCTATGGAAGGCTGGTTGGTCAGTTGTTTCTTGACCCCGCCGGGCGCTGAGAAATTCACCTGGCCGCCGGAACTGAAGGATGAAATCGGCCAGGTGCTCGACGGCGCGCCCTATGAGGTGGATGTTCATAACTTCCGCACCGACAACAAGGCGCAGTTACTGGCCGATCTGTATCGGATGACCGACAAGCGTTTCAAGGTGCTTCATCACCTGCTGCACAAGCCGTGGGACTTCGGCATGGTGGTGGAGATGGGCACCGACCGTATTCACCATGGCTTTTGGGCCTTCATGGACCCTCGCCATCGCAACTACGTGCCGGGCAATCCGTTCGAGAACGCCATCAGGGACTACTACCGGCATGTGGACCGCCTCATCGGTGAGCTGTTGGCGCAGGTGGGCGATGACACCCTGGTCATGGTGGTCTCCGATCATGGCGCCAAGCCGATGATGGGCGCTTTTTGTATCAACGAGTGGCTGATCGGGCAAGGCCTGCTGGTGCTCAAGGAATATCCGGAGGCCCAGGTTCCGCTGGAGAAGTGCGAAGTGGACTGGAGCCGCACGAAGGTGTGGGGCAGCGGCGGCTATTACGCGCGCATGCACTTCAACGTCAAGGGCCGGGAGCCGCAGGGGATCATCCCGCGGGCGGAATACAACGCCTTTGTGGACGAGATGATCCAACGGCTGCACGCCACCACCGATCAGCACGGCCGGCTGTTGGGCACCACGGCGGTGGCGCCAGCGCGCATCTACCGGCAGACCGTCAATATCCCGCCCGACTTGATGGTTTACTTCGGTGATCTCTCCTGGCGCGCGCTCGGCTCCGTGGGCGGCGGCAAAGTGCATACCTTCGAGAACGACACCGGCCCGGACGATGCCAACCACGACTGGCACGGCATCTTCATTATAGATGATCCGCGCCGCGACCTGGGCGGACGCAGGCTGGACGGGCTGCAATTACAGCAGGTGGCGCCCACCATCCTGACCGCGCTGGGTGTGCCCGTGCCGCCAACCATGACGGCGCCGGTCATCGCATGGGACTGA
- a CDS encoding alkaline phosphatase family protein: protein MSFLNRLRGKDPKAPARPVRKRVCFIGLDGTPYSLLQRMIREGITPNIAALTRAGSLRPMHSIYPWVSSVAWSSFMTGQNPAKHGIFGFVDRDPATLKTYIPTARNMLSPTLWEILSRAGKRVVVVNVPVTFPPKPVNGVLVGCFLSPSLDKTVYPESLLPTLQRLEYRVDTDPWKARASREAGMADILDALEKRVRTMFYLLENEDWDYFMLVIMETDRLHHFYFEPMEQNDPVWAPAFFDVYRRIDEAIGQVRAKLDADTTLMLMSDHGFCSIKQEVFYNHWLAQAGYLKLSKPPEQIKGPDLTALAPASLAYSLDPGRIFINLKGREKDGRVAPGAEYERLRDELIQGAEALTDPASGERLLLKAYRREEIYHGPYLDRAADIILAPANGYDPKGALAKETFTYKDKMMVGMHTYDDAMVYIGGQNLPPQEVDIRAVMPTILHLLDVPAPPDLDSHSLLG from the coding sequence ATGAGTTTTCTGAATCGTCTGCGGGGTAAGGACCCCAAGGCGCCGGCCAGGCCGGTGCGCAAGCGTGTCTGTTTCATCGGGCTGGATGGCACGCCCTATTCCCTGTTGCAGCGCATGATCCGTGAGGGCATCACCCCCAATATCGCGGCGCTGACACGCGCCGGCTCTCTGCGTCCGATGCACTCGATCTACCCCTGGGTCAGTTCGGTCGCCTGGTCAAGTTTCATGACGGGGCAGAATCCGGCCAAACATGGCATCTTCGGCTTCGTGGATCGCGACCCGGCTACGCTCAAGACCTACATCCCCACCGCGCGCAACATGCTTTCGCCCACACTGTGGGAGATCCTCAGCCGCGCGGGCAAGCGCGTGGTCGTGGTCAACGTACCGGTCACCTTTCCACCCAAGCCGGTCAACGGGGTGTTGGTGGGCTGTTTTCTCAGCCCCAGCCTGGACAAGACCGTCTATCCCGAATCGCTGTTACCCACGCTGCAGCGCCTGGAATACAGGGTGGATACCGATCCCTGGAAGGCCCGCGCGAGCCGCGAGGCGGGCATGGCTGACATTCTCGACGCGCTGGAAAAGCGTGTGCGCACCATGTTCTACCTGCTGGAAAATGAAGACTGGGACTACTTCATGCTGGTCATCATGGAGACCGACCGCCTGCATCATTTCTACTTCGAGCCGATGGAACAGAACGACCCGGTGTGGGCGCCGGCCTTTTTCGATGTCTATCGCCGCATTGACGAGGCCATCGGCCAGGTGCGCGCCAAACTGGACGCAGACACCACGTTGATGCTGATGTCGGATCATGGCTTTTGTTCGATCAAGCAGGAAGTTTTCTACAACCACTGGCTGGCGCAGGCGGGTTATCTGAAGCTGAGCAAGCCGCCGGAGCAGATCAAGGGGCCTGATCTGACCGCGCTGGCGCCGGCGTCGTTGGCCTACAGCCTGGATCCGGGGCGTATTTTCATCAACCTGAAAGGTCGCGAAAAGGATGGGCGTGTGGCGCCGGGCGCGGAGTACGAGCGCCTGCGCGATGAGCTGATTCAAGGTGCGGAGGCGCTGACCGATCCCGCCAGCGGCGAGCGCCTGCTGCTCAAGGCCTACCGGCGTGAGGAAATCTACCACGGGCCTTATCTTGACCGCGCGGCCGACATCATTCTCGCGCCGGCCAATGGCTACGACCCGAAGGGCGCCCTGGCCAAAGAGACGTTCACCTATAAGGACAAGATGATGGTCGGCATGCATACCTACGACGATGCGATGGTCTACATCGGTGGGCAGAACCTGCCGCCGCAGGAGGTGGACATCCGGGCTGTGATGCCAACCATCCTGCACCTGCTCGACGTGCCCGCGCCGCCCGACCTCGACAGTCATTCCTTGCTGGGCTGA
- the cysC gene encoding adenylyl-sulfate kinase, whose product MSQKGFTLWFTGLSGAGKTTLADRVYDELKGRRVLKVEKLDGDVVRTNLSKGLGFSKEDRDTNIRRIGFVCDLLSRNDVIAIASAISPYRAVRDENRALIGSDRFVEVYVEATLDTLVQRDVKGLYKKALAGEIKEFTGVSDPYEAPLHPEVHVNSSTETIDESFDAIIGYLEARGLIEPLPEQAGYSAAEEQAVSAHLEALGYL is encoded by the coding sequence ATGTCTCAAAAAGGATTCACACTGTGGTTTACCGGCCTTTCCGGCGCCGGCAAGACAACCCTGGCCGACAGGGTTTACGATGAGCTAAAGGGGCGCCGCGTCCTCAAGGTGGAAAAGCTGGACGGCGACGTGGTGCGCACCAACCTGAGCAAGGGCCTGGGCTTTAGCAAGGAAGACCGCGACACCAACATTCGACGCATTGGCTTTGTGTGCGACCTGCTTTCACGCAATGACGTGATCGCCATCGCCTCGGCCATCAGCCCTTACCGTGCGGTGCGTGACGAAAATCGGGCGCTGATCGGTTCGGACCGGTTCGTCGAAGTCTACGTCGAGGCTACGCTCGACACCCTGGTGCAACGTGATGTCAAGGGACTCTACAAGAAGGCCCTGGCCGGCGAGATCAAGGAGTTTACTGGGGTCTCTGATCCCTACGAAGCGCCTTTGCATCCCGAGGTACACGTCAATAGCAGCACGGAGACCATTGATGAGAGCTTCGACGCCATCATCGGCTATCTGGAGGCCCGGGGCCTGATCGAACCGCTGCCAGAGCAGGCCGGTTATTCGGCCGCTGAAGAGCAGGCCGTCTCTGCGCACCTGGAGGCGCTGGGATACCTCTGA
- the sat gene encoding sulfate adenylyltransferase, producing MTPHGGVLVDRVLRGVVREAALERAQSLPKVYLAPMAVSDLEMIAVGAFSPLTGFMDKLTYQTVLDDMRLPNGLAWTVPVTLPVTSEQAATLSEGQEIALVERTEAGADNIMGILQLAEKFGYDQPEEAEKVYRTTEDAHPGVARLYAQGDVLLAGDIFLLNRPSVLEFPELRHDPAQARRLFAANGWRRIVAFQTRNPIHRAHEYIQKVAMEIVDGLFLHPLVGETKSDDIPADVRIESYQAILRDYYPPERVLLGVYPAAMRYAGPREAIFHAIARQNYGCTHFIVGRDHAGVGRYYGTYDAHYIFDEFLPYELAITPLFFEHAFFCTQCGTIVSPKICPHDKKYHVSLSGTQVRQMLEAGQQLPPEFTRPEVSKVLVDGMARKREEEIRRDEAKKVSAAPA from the coding sequence ATGACGCCCCACGGGGGCGTTTTGGTGGATCGGGTGCTGCGCGGCGTCGTACGCGAAGCTGCGCTTGAACGCGCCCAATCCCTGCCCAAAGTCTATCTTGCGCCGATGGCCGTCTCCGATCTGGAGATGATTGCCGTGGGCGCCTTCAGCCCGTTGACCGGGTTCATGGACAAGCTGACCTACCAGACCGTGTTGGACGACATGCGCTTGCCCAACGGCCTGGCCTGGACCGTCCCGGTGACGCTGCCGGTGACCAGCGAACAGGCCGCGACGCTGTCCGAAGGCCAGGAGATTGCCCTGGTTGAGCGCACCGAAGCGGGCGCCGACAACATCATGGGCATCCTGCAACTGGCCGAGAAGTTTGGCTATGACCAGCCAGAAGAAGCGGAAAAGGTCTACCGAACCACGGAGGACGCGCACCCCGGTGTGGCTCGTCTCTACGCCCAGGGCGACGTTCTGCTGGCCGGTGACATTTTCCTGCTGAACCGCCCCAGTGTGCTTGAGTTCCCGGAACTACGCCACGATCCCGCGCAGGCGCGGCGTCTGTTTGCCGCCAACGGCTGGCGCCGTATCGTGGCCTTTCAGACACGCAATCCGATCCACCGCGCGCATGAATACATCCAGAAGGTCGCGATGGAGATTGTGGACGGCCTGTTCCTGCATCCGTTGGTTGGCGAAACCAAGAGCGACGACATTCCGGCCGATGTGCGCATCGAGAGCTATCAGGCCATTCTGCGTGACTACTACCCGCCGGAGCGCGTGCTGCTGGGCGTTTACCCGGCCGCCATGCGCTATGCCGGCCCGCGTGAGGCCATTTTCCACGCCATCGCCCGCCAAAACTATGGCTGCACCCATTTCATCGTGGGGCGCGACCATGCCGGCGTCGGCCGCTATTACGGCACCTATGACGCCCACTACATCTTCGATGAATTCTTGCCCTACGAACTAGCCATTACGCCGCTCTTCTTCGAGCACGCCTTCTTCTGCACGCAGTGCGGCACGATTGTGTCGCCCAAGATCTGTCCGCACGACAAGAAGTATCATGTGTCCCTGAGCGGCACCCAGGTGCGCCAGATGCTCGAAGCTGGTCAGCAGTTGCCGCCGGAGTTTACACGACCGGAAGTGAGCAAGGTGCTCGTTGATGGGATGGCGCGCAAGCGCGAAGAAGAAATCCGCAGGGATGAAGCAAAAAAAGTGAGCGCGGCGCCAGCCTGA